ACGAATGGTTCCTTCCATTGTCAATTCTTCAGGAATAATATTGCTTCTTATCCCGCCATTTATTTTACCAACGGTGATGACTACCGGGCCTTTGGTCAGTTCCGCCTGACGGCTGACGATGATCTGAAATCCCTGGATGATCTGGGAGGCGACTACGATTGGGTCGATGCCGTTCCAGGGTTGGGAGCCATGGGTTTGTTTTCCTTTTACTTTGATGGTGAACCAGTCGCTGGAAGCCATTTCGGCGCCGGATTTATATTTGACCATGCCTACGGGTGTCTGGGAGTTGATGTGCAATCCGAAGATGGCATCAACTTTTGGATTGTCCATTACACCTTCTTTGATCATGAGGGGGGCGCCGCCTTCTTCGGGAGCAGGAGCACCTTCTTCAGCAGGCTGGAAAATGAACTTTACGGTACCGGGAACGTCTTTTTTCATGGCGGTGAGTACATCGGCGGTGCCGAGCAGGATCGCGATGTGAGAGTCATGACCACAGGCGTGCATAACAGGCACTTGCTGACCGAGGTATTCAGCGGTGTCCAGGGATTTGAAAGGGATATTGGCTCTTTCATAAACCGGGAGGGCATCCATATCGGCACGGAGGGCTACGACGGGGCCTGGTTTACCCCCTTTTAGGATGGCAACAACGCCTGTTTTGCCAACACCGGTATGTACTTCCAGGCCGAGTTTTTTTAAGTGTTCTGCGACGAAAGCGGCTGTTTTGAATTCTCTGTTGGAGAGTTCCGGGTGTTGGTGGATGGCCCGGCGCCAGGTGATGACAGAGTCTTTAATGGAGGACACGTTTTTGTCGAGGGTGGTTTGGGCCATAGAAAGCATAGGTGCAAAGGTCAGCAGGATGAACGTTTTTTTCATGAGGCAGCTTAGATTTTGGTGAAGAGTGTGTGTACAAAATACAATTAATTTTGGCTTGTGGAATAGGCGGGAGAAAAATACCTTTTCGAGGGGAAGGGGAAACAAAAAAACACTTTTGTCCACCACAAAAGTGCTAGTGTGGGTCACATTTAAATGGTTAACAGTGTCATATTCAATATAAAGAAATTCTCTAATTTCTCTATTATTTAATTTTCTCCCCGTAATTTGCACCTGTAATTCAAAGACATATCATGAGCAGAGAAAGCATATTATCCGCTGTAAAGCAAAATCAACCTGAACAGCATCCCCTTCCGGAACTGGAACCCTTTCACCACAGTGAAGCAGGCGATCCTGCGGCATTTGCGAAAGTAGTAGCGTTTCTGGGTGGCGAGGTAATATCCATAAAAACCTATGCCGATATGCTCCCGCTAATAAAAGAACACCCACTGGTAGTTACTACCCACCCTGAATTTTACCCGGATGGTATGGAAAACTGGCAGGAAGGTGAGGGCCGCCAGCTGGAAAAGGTAGACCTGGCCATCATCCAGGGGTGCCTGGGCGTAGCGGAAAATGGCGCTGTATGGGTCACTGACGATGAATTGAAGGTAAGGGCGCTGCCATTTATTGCGCAGCACCTGGCGATTGTATTAAAAAGTTCGGAGATCCTGCCTACCATGCATGATGCCTACCGCAAAATAGGCGGTCCGGACGCTGGTTTTGGCGTATTCATCGCCGGCCCTTCCAAGACCGCAGATATCGAACAATCACTGGTTTTAGGTGCACATGGCGCAAAAAGCCTGACCGTGTTCCTGATAGATTAGAATTATTATACCGTATGCAGGTACATTGCCTGCATACTTTACTTAACCCACCCACGTATGAAAATCGCCTTTAAAATGTACCTCAAACCAGGGTACAAAGAAGAATATCGCCAACGACATGCCGCCATCTGGCCAGCGCTGAAACAACTCCTGAAGGAAAACGGTGTCAGCGACTATACAATCTTTCTTGACGAGACAACCAATACCTTATTCGCAGTTCAGCAGCAGTCAGGCGGGCAGTCTTCCCAGGAGCTGGGTACTACCGAGGTGGTGAAACGCTGGTGGGCTTATATGGCCGATATTATGGAAACAAACGAAGATCATTCCCCGGTATCCATCCCCCTTGAATCCGTTTTTCATATGGATTAACCTGGACTCTTTCCTTTTGGCTAACCGGGCTATCCATTCCCTTTCCCATTGCTTTATTTTTGACAAAAAAAGACATGCAAAGACTGGATATTGGAAAGAAGCAAAACATCCACGAAGGTATACCAGCTATACATAGTAGAGTACCAATGTGCATCGATACTTTCTCAGATGTAGAACAGACCATACTGGAATTAACAGTACAAATGACCCTGATTCATCAACTGGGGCTCACGGAAGTTGTTTATTCAAAAGCAGTGGCATTATTCGGTGAAGAAACTACCGGACAAATGATGATGAGTATCTTTGCAGTTAATAGCTGGATCCGGTCTGGAATAGCCCTGCATTGAAATCCGCAGATATCGTAAAATCAAAATGCCGTCTGTATCCAGCTTTCAGCCGGTTTTATCATCTTACTATCTTTCTCCACGATACTTCTTATTACCCCTTCATGCAAGAAGTATGCATTTGCCTTTTCGCTATCCAGCCATAAATTGCTATCCATAGTGAGGGCTACGTGTTCTCCCTGTTGCATGCCTGCATACACCTGATCATTGATGGTTTGCAACACAGTTGGACTATTAGTGGTCATCACCACCTGGTTATCTGAATAATTTGCTGCCAGCGTGATCAACGCTATCATTTGCTGCTGTGCTACCGGATACAAATGTGCTTCGGGTTCATCTATGAGTAAAAAATATTCCAACCCTGTCTGCATAATAGTA
This Chitinophaga sancti DNA region includes the following protein-coding sequences:
- a CDS encoding LutC/YkgG family protein encodes the protein MSRESILSAVKQNQPEQHPLPELEPFHHSEAGDPAAFAKVVAFLGGEVISIKTYADMLPLIKEHPLVVTTHPEFYPDGMENWQEGEGRQLEKVDLAIIQGCLGVAENGAVWVTDDELKVRALPFIAQHLAIVLKSSEILPTMHDAYRKIGGPDAGFGVFIAGPSKTADIEQSLVLGAHGAKSLTVFLID
- the rhaM gene encoding L-rhamnose mutarotase, which encodes MKIAFKMYLKPGYKEEYRQRHAAIWPALKQLLKENGVSDYTIFLDETTNTLFAVQQQSGGQSSQELGTTEVVKRWWAYMADIMETNEDHSPVSIPLESVFHMD
- a CDS encoding amidohydrolase, with amino-acid sequence MKKTFILLTFAPMLSMAQTTLDKNVSSIKDSVITWRRAIHQHPELSNREFKTAAFVAEHLKKLGLEVHTGVGKTGVVAILKGGKPGPVVALRADMDALPVYERANIPFKSLDTAEYLGQQVPVMHACGHDSHIAILLGTADVLTAMKKDVPGTVKFIFQPAEEGAPAPEEGGAPLMIKEGVMDNPKVDAIFGLHINSQTPVGMVKYKSGAEMASSDWFTIKVKGKQTHGSQPWNGIDPIVVASQIIQGFQIIVSRQAELTKGPVVITVGKINGGIRSNIIPEELTMEGTIRTFDNKMLEQVHAKMKLTATKIAEASGATADVVIENKTKVTYNDPELVKLMVPSIEAAAGKDNVNETEWTTGAEDFSFYGDKAPAFFFFLGGMPAGADPAKVAAHHTPDFFIDDSKLDVGVKVFCQLVFDYAKKKPLYKVTNNSTPGTL